The following nucleotide sequence is from Flavobacterium sp. N1736.
ATGTTCGCGGACAGGAAAGTATAAAACGCTGTATGGAAATTGCAGCTTCAGGAGGACATAATATTATTTTGATTGGTCCGCCTGGAGCCGGAAAAACAATGTTAGCCAAAAGATTACCCAGTATTTTACCGCCAATGACATTGCGAGAAGCATTAGAAACAACTAAAATTCATAGCGTTGCCGGAAAATTAAAAGAAGTTGGTTTAATGAATCAAAGACCATTTCGAAGTCCGCATCACACGATTTCGAATGTGGCTTTGGTAGGAGGAGGGAGTTATCCGCAGCCGGGTGAAATATCGATGGCACACAATGGCGTTTTATTTTTGGATGAATTGCCGGAGTTTAAACGCGATGTTCTCGAAGTAATGCGCCAGCCGCTGGAAGATCGTGAAGTGACTATTTCGCGAGCCAAGTTTACCGTAACATATCCGTCATCGTTTATGTTGGTGGCGAGTATGAACCCAAGTCCGAGTGGTTTTTTTAATGATCCGAGTATGCCAAATACATCTTCGCCACACGAAATGCAGCGTTATATGAGTAAAATTTCAGGACCATTATTAGACCGAATCGATATTCATATTGAAGTAACGCCTGTTCCTTTCGAAAAATTATCAGACGACAGAAAAGCAGAAAGCAGCGTTGAAATTAGAAAACGTGTAACTGCAGCAAGAGAACTTCAATCGCTTCGTTTTGAAGAATTACCAAACATTCATTACAATGCACAAATGAATACCAAACAAATCAGGGAATTTTGTGCTCTCGACGAACAATCAAAACAATTATTAAAAACAGCTATGGAAAGACTTAATCTTTCTGCAAGGGCTTACGACAGAATCCTGAAAGTTGCCAGAACAATTGCCGATTTGGATGCTGCAGAGCAAATTATTCCTTCTCATATTGCAGAGGCAATTCAATATCGAAGTTTAGATCGTGATGGCTGGCTTGGATAATTTACTCAAATTTCAAACTTGCGTTTTTAGACATTAAATACGAAGTTAATTTCTTGATTTTACCGTTTTCCATTTCAAAAACATCACAAAAAACAGCGTCCAGAAGACCTCCGTTTTTCATGCTGCCCTGAACTGAACCTTCGGCAATAACAATATTATTTTCTTCAATCAGTTTTACGATATGAATAATGGGGCTTCCAACAAAATTTTCATTTTCAATTTCCTTATCAAACGCTTTTTTGCCAACGTGCTGATAAATTCCGGGCATTTCCCAAATAATATCATCAGTCAGGCAAGCCAAGATTCTTTCATGATCGCTTACTCTAAAAGCAGCCATATATTCGTTTACGGTTTGTTTATTTTGTGTCATGATCAAGATAGTTTAAAGTTGATTATTAATATCTAAAAACAAATTTAAAAATAATAATGTTTTAATTAGTAAGCTTAATATTGTTTTGAATATCAATTTGGTCCAAAAAATATTCGTCGTGCGAAACCACAATCAAAGTTCCCTGATATTCATTAATCGCCTGAGTTAAAATTTCAATATTCTGAATATCCAGATTATTTGTTGGTTCATCAAGAATAATAATATCCGGAGATTGATTGCTAATGGTTAAGCAGCAAAGCATTAAACGCATTTTTTCTCCGCCGCTTAAAGAACTGCATAATTTATCTAAATCATTTTGAGAAAACAAAAACCGATTCAATCTCATTCGTATATCATGTTCCTGTAAAGCCGAAGTATTATATTTTTCTGCCTGTTCATATACAGAAAGTTGATTTTCTATTAATGAATAATCCTGATCTATGTAAACTATTGTCGATTCTGCTTTATAAACAGTTCCTGTTTGCGGAGATAATTTTCCGATAATAATTTTAATCAAAGTTGTTTTACCGGAACCATTTTTTCCTTTCAAAGCAATACGATCGCCGCTTAAAATCTGAAAATTCAAATTTTCTTTCCAAAGCAATTCATTATTGTAGCTAAAATTAATATCTGTTGCTGTAAAAAGTATTTTGCCTTTGTGTAATCGGGCATTATCAAAACCAAATTTCATTTTATCAATCTCTGGTAAACCAGCACGTAATTCGTGTAAATTTT
It contains:
- a CDS encoding YifB family Mg chelatase-like AAA ATPase — its product is MLIKVYGSAVFGVEATTITIEVHMDKGIGYHLVGLPDNAIKESSFRIAAALKNNGLTLPGKKITINMAPADLRKEGSAYDLPLAMGILVGSDQIKAPAIEEYIIMGELSLDGSLQSITGALPIAIKAKEEGYKGFFLPKQNVKEAAIVTGLDVYGVENLQQVIDFFAGKGTIEPTTIDTRTEFYKTLDFPEFDFSDVRGQESIKRCMEIAASGGHNIILIGPPGAGKTMLAKRLPSILPPMTLREALETTKIHSVAGKLKEVGLMNQRPFRSPHHTISNVALVGGGSYPQPGEISMAHNGVLFLDELPEFKRDVLEVMRQPLEDREVTISRAKFTVTYPSSFMLVASMNPSPSGFFNDPSMPNTSSPHEMQRYMSKISGPLLDRIDIHIEVTPVPFEKLSDDRKAESSVEIRKRVTAARELQSLRFEELPNIHYNAQMNTKQIREFCALDEQSKQLLKTAMERLNLSARAYDRILKVARTIADLDAAEQIIPSHIAEAIQYRSLDRDGWLG
- a CDS encoding nuclear transport factor 2 family protein; protein product: MTQNKQTVNEYMAAFRVSDHERILACLTDDIIWEMPGIYQHVGKKAFDKEIENENFVGSPIIHIVKLIEENNIVIAEGSVQGSMKNGGLLDAVFCDVFEMENGKIKKLTSYLMSKNASLKFE